The Streptomyces sp. NBC_00286 nucleotide sequence GATGAGGGCCAGCTGCTTCTGGATTTCGCGGGGGTTGGTGTCGCCTGCGACCTTCTGCAGAAGCGGGGTGTGGTCGAGGATGAAGTCCCGGACCGGCCGCAGTGGTGCCGGCGCGTGGTGGAAGACCTTGCCGAGAATCCATGCTTGCTGGACCTGCCGGGCGGTGTGGGGCTTGCGCGGGTCCTCGTAGCTTTGCAATGCACGCTGTACGGCGGTGGGGTCGGTGAGGTCGACGCCGCGCAGGGCCCTGCCGAGGAAGTAGCCGTCCTCGATGGACATGCCCGCGCCGTAGGCGGCGTAGGGCGAGGTCGGGTGTGCGGCGTCGCCCACGAGGGTGGCCCGTCTCTTGGACCACTGCTTCAGGCGGGGCCGGTCGCGCAGCACCCAGCGTTGCACGTTGTCCGGCTCTGTCTGGGCGATCAGCCCGGGCAGGGGCGCGGGGAACTCCGCGGCCAACGCGGTGGCCGCGGCCTTGAGGTCGGACGGTGCCGGGGCGTCGGGGTCGGTGGCGGTGAGTACCCACCACTGGAAGCCGTCGCGGCCCTTGTGCCGGATCGATGTCCAGCTTCCCTGCACTGTCCTGCTGTGCGTCAGGACGCACATGTTCGGTTCGGTGCCGGGGACGTTGGTGAAGGTGAATCCGCCGAAGATGTGCAGTCGGTGCTCGCGCTTGGGCGTATCCCCCCACAGCGTGCGCCGTACCAGCGAGTCGATGCCGTCGGCGCCGACCAGTACGTCGTGCTCCGCTGTGCTGCCGTCGGCGAAGTGCAGAGTGACCGCCTGTTCGTTCTGCTCGATCCGGGTCACCTGCTGGTTGAACCGGAGGGTGCCCGGCGGGATGGCGGCGAGCATCCGCTCGTACAGTTCGGGCCGTAGCAGTCCGATGAACCCGCCGCCGTATGCGCGCTTGGTCTCCGGGTCCTGCTTGACGTGCACGCGCACGTGGCCACGGAGGTTGCGGAACTCGGAATCCGTGGGGGAGCCGAGGTCTTCGGTGTCCACTCCGAGTGCGCGGAGCGCCTTCAGGGGCGGCGGCCACAGGTTGAGGATGTTGCCGGCCGGCCGCGCCTCGCGGTAGCGCTCGTAGACGGTGACCTCGTGACCGGCCTGGGCTATGGACAGGGCCGCGGCCATACCGGCCGGACCGGCGCCGAGGACGGCGACGCGGCCGCCGGGGTTGTTCGGAACAGGCATGGGGACACCTCGCGTCATCGGGAGGAAAACAGTAGCGAGCGCTACTGTTAGCCGCAGACTGTAGTGTGAACTACGGTTCAGTCAAGACCTGTGCATGCACCTGGGGAATGGGAGGCTGAGGTCATGGGCGAGGCCCAAGCGGCGCAAGCGGCCGACCTGGAGATCCGGCCGCCCAAGCAGCGCCGCAGTCGCGAGGCGTGGAACCGGGTGCTCGATGCCGGGGTGTCCATCCTGGAGGACGGCGGGTACGAGGCGTTCACCATCGCCGCCGTATGCGAGCGGGCCGAAGTCGCGCCGCCGGCCATCTACGCCCGCACCACCAGCAAGGACGCTCTCTTCCTCGCCGTCTACGAGCACGGCATCCAGCGCCTGCGCGCGGAGCAGCAGGTCTTCTCCGACAACAGCCGATGGGCAGACCTGCCTCCGGCCGAACTCGTCCGCGCAGCAGTGGCCGAAACGGTCGGCATGTCCCTGCGCCACGAACGGTTCCTACGGGCCGTCGTCCTGACCTCCGCGTCGCATCCGGAAGTCCGGCGCCGAGGTTCCCGCTACGGCCAGGAGTTCGGGAACGGATTCGCCAAGGTGGTCCTTCGGGCGGCGGACGCCATCACGCTCCCCGACGTCGAGACCGCGGTCCACTCCTGCTTCAGCACCGTCTTCGCCGCGTCGGTCATCCGTGTCGCCTACGGTCCGGAATTCGCCAGGCCGGCACCTGTCGAGGACGACGCGTTCATCGCCGATCTGGCAGAGACGGCGGTGCGCTACCTGCTGTCTGCCTGACAGCGTTTGGCCCGAACCTCTGCCATCTACGGCACCGCTGTCCCCCAGCTTCACCACACGGTGGGGATCGCGCGCTCACACACCCGACCGAAGCACCCGGTTCAGAAACACGTACTCACCCCACCGACGAACGCCCCCTACGCCGATCGACACTCCGCGAGCCGCTTCTCGAGAAAACGCCGCTCCGCTTCGTTCTCCACCAGCTCCAGCGCCCGCGCGTACGCCTCGGCCGCCTCCCCCGTCCGCCCCATGCGCCGCAGAAGATCCGCGCGGGTGGCGGGCAGCAGGTGGTATCCGGCCAGGTCGCCCGCCTTCTCCAGCTCGGCCAGCAGGGCCAGCCCCGCCTCCGGTCCCTCGGCCATGCCGACCGCAACCGCGCGGTTGAGTTCCACCACCGCGGAGGGCACGAAGCGCCTCAACTCCCCGTACAGCGCGGCGATATCGGCCCAGTCGGTGTCCTCGGCCGTGGCGGCAGTGGTGTGGCAGGCGGCGATGGCGGCCTGGATCTGGTATGGCCCCGGCCGGCCGCGGCGCAGAGCGGTTTCCAGCAGGGCGGCGCCCTCGTCGATCGCAGCGCGGTCCCACGCCGTACGGTCCTGGTCCTCCAGCGTCACCAGATCGCCCGCCGCGTCCACCCGCGTGCCCCGCCGGGCGTCGTGCAGGAGCAGCAGCGCGAGCAGGCCGAGCGTCTCGGGCTCGTCGGGCATGAGCCGGGCCAGCACGCGGGCGAGGCGGATGGCCTCCGCGCACAGGTTCGTACGCACCAGATCGGCGCCGGACGTGGCGGCGTACCCCTCGTTGAACAGCAGGTACACCACGCCCAGCACACCGGTCGTGCGCTCGGGCAGCAGATGCGCCGGCGGTACGCGGTACGGGATTCCGGCGTTACGGATCTTCCGCTTGGCCCGCACCAGGCGTTGCGCCATCGTCGCCTCGGGTGCGAGGAAGGCCCGGGCGATCTCGGGCGTGGTCAGCCCCGCGAGCGTACGCAGGGTCAGGGCGACCCGCGCCTCCATGGGCAGCGCCGGATGGCAGCAGGTGAAGATCAGCCGCAGCCGGTCGTCCGTCACCCCGCTGTCGTCCTCGTCGTCCGGGTCGTACGGCCCGTCGTCCCGCGCCAGCACCGCCACCTCCCGCAGTTTCGCCGCCCCCACCGCCTCCCGGCGCAGCACGTCCAGGGCCCGGTTGCGCGCGGTCGTGGTCAGCCAGGCGCCGGGGCGGCGCGGGACTCCGTCGCGCCGCCACCGGTCCAGGGCCTGCGCGAAGGCGTCCTGCGCGCATTCCTCGGCGAGGTCCCAGTCGCCGGTCACCCTGATCAGGGTGGCGACAACCTGGCCCCATTCCTCGCGGAAGGCGGCGGCCACCGCCTCCTCGACGTCGTTCACTCCCAACCGTTCACTCCCAGACCGGCCGCACCTCGATGGAGCCGCCGCCGAGCGCGGCGGGATGCCTGGAGGCGAGTGAGATGGCCTCGTCGAGGTCGGCGACCTCGACGATGTCGATGCCGGCGACGTACTCCTTGGACTCCACGAACGGCCCGTCGCTGAGCAGGACTTCGTCGCCCTGGACGCGCACGGTGGTGGCGTCGCTGGCCGGCCTCAGCCGTGCCCCGCCCTTGACGATGTCGCGGCTGCGCACCTCGTCGATGTACGACGTGAAACGGGGATCGTCGGCGATCTGTTCGGGGCTGAGTTCCTCGCCGCCGACGGGGGTGCAGATGAACAGTGCGTACTTCATGACCGGTTCTCCTCCACGCCTGCGTCGAACGGGACCGAAAGGTGCTGGTGGACGATCTGCCAGCGGTCGCCCGCGGCGCGATAGCCGGTGGTCACCCGCACCGTGGTGTCCAGCGGCTCGCCGGTGGTGAGCGTGGCGCGCTTCCGGACGAGGGAGTGGCTGAACGCGACGCTCTCGTCCACCCGGACGCGGAACTCCAGCACGTCACGGCTCACGGGTCCGGTGACCGTGGAGAACCACCATTCCTGGGCCTTGCGGAAGGCGTCGATCCCGCGCTGCTCGAGACCGCTCATGGGGTGGAAGACCTCGACGTCGGGCGCGTAACAGGCCGCCATCCGTTCGATGTCCCGCTCGCGCGTGGCCTGCGTCAGCTCGTCGTCGAGGCGGCGGATCTCTCCCTTGGCGTCCTCGTCCTCCCAGAACGGGCGCACCTCCATGGCCCCGATGGTCGCCACGGGATGCCTCGCGGCCGCCTCGATGGCCTCCTCCA carries:
- a CDS encoding FAD-dependent oxidoreductase; translated protein: MPVPNNPGGRVAVLGAGPAGMAAALSIAQAGHEVTVYERYREARPAGNILNLWPPPLKALRALGVDTEDLGSPTDSEFRNLRGHVRVHVKQDPETKRAYGGGFIGLLRPELYERMLAAIPPGTLRFNQQVTRIEQNEQAVTLHFADGSTAEHDVLVGADGIDSLVRRTLWGDTPKREHRLHIFGGFTFTNVPGTEPNMCVLTHSRTVQGSWTSIRHKGRDGFQWWVLTATDPDAPAPSDLKAAATALAAEFPAPLPGLIAQTEPDNVQRWVLRDRPRLKQWSKRRATLVGDAAHPTSPYAAYGAGMSIEDGYFLGRALRGVDLTDPTAVQRALQSYEDPRKPHTARQVQQAWILGKVFHHAPAPLRPVRDFILDHTPLLQKVAGDTNPREIQKQLALIQD
- a CDS encoding TetR/AcrR family transcriptional regulator — translated: MGEAQAAQAADLEIRPPKQRRSREAWNRVLDAGVSILEDGGYEAFTIAAVCERAEVAPPAIYARTTSKDALFLAVYEHGIQRLRAEQQVFSDNSRWADLPPAELVRAAVAETVGMSLRHERFLRAVVLTSASHPEVRRRGSRYGQEFGNGFAKVVLRAADAITLPDVETAVHSCFSTVFAASVIRVAYGPEFARPAPVEDDAFIADLAETAVRYLLSA
- a CDS encoding RNA polymerase sigma factor, producing MGVNDVEEAVAAAFREEWGQVVATLIRVTGDWDLAEECAQDAFAQALDRWRRDGVPRRPGAWLTTTARNRALDVLRREAVGAAKLREVAVLARDDGPYDPDDEDDSGVTDDRLRLIFTCCHPALPMEARVALTLRTLAGLTTPEIARAFLAPEATMAQRLVRAKRKIRNAGIPYRVPPAHLLPERTTGVLGVVYLLFNEGYAATSGADLVRTNLCAEAIRLARVLARLMPDEPETLGLLALLLLHDARRGTRVDAAGDLVTLEDQDRTAWDRAAIDEGAALLETALRRGRPGPYQIQAAIAACHTTAATAEDTDWADIAALYGELRRFVPSAVVELNRAVAVGMAEGPEAGLALLAELEKAGDLAGYHLLPATRADLLRRMGRTGEAAEAYARALELVENEAERRFLEKRLAECRSA
- a CDS encoding YciI family protein, whose protein sequence is MKYALFICTPVGGEELSPEQIADDPRFTSYIDEVRSRDIVKGGARLRPASDATTVRVQGDEVLLSDGPFVESKEYVAGIDIVEVADLDEAISLASRHPAALGGGSIEVRPVWE
- a CDS encoding SgcJ/EcaC family oxidoreductase, whose product is MKYMLLVCGDDTADASGMAPVEPWVEELSAQENVRLHGHRLRLPAEAVTVRVRRGEVLRTDGPFAETKEYVAGYDILECDSMEEAIEAAARHPVATIGAMEVRPFWEDEDAKGEIRRLDDELTQATRERDIERMAACYAPDVEVFHPMSGLEQRGIDAFRKAQEWWFSTVTGPVSRDVLEFRVRVDESVAFSHSLVRKRATLTTGEPLDTTVRVTTGYRAAGDRWQIVHQHLSVPFDAGVEENRS